One segment of Acropora muricata isolate sample 2 chromosome 8, ASM3666990v1, whole genome shotgun sequence DNA contains the following:
- the LOC136925775 gene encoding uncharacterized protein isoform X2, whose protein sequence is MEVILQEPKAFFAVILCIICQCYAEQHNTTMLSTSLSLSPLNLWTTINETAMTTQVNKTSSTVNLTEGVSRNSSTVGIVNASASIISQITGSTKTQNSTFFLEFKSGAIKWNQELTKEHGNTFINTANTIVEIIDNIYVNMSMYKGSYVIGFREGGYVSVKLQFHNADTDNVDQFIEFLRAGGGELLTDRVYIKLTNIADCIVTYVYTSLCDCSFMTYKRMITCRQPDIYGGEPCPEKCTTGHLIAGSQACSWDDLDAFECAASTPTHISTVLVVSIAAIIGLPH, encoded by the exons ATGGAAGTCATTTTACAG GAGCCTAAGGCATTTTTTGCTGTGATTTTGTGCATAATATGTCAGTGTTATGCTGAACAACACAACACGACCATGTTGTCCACGTCTCTATCGCTTTCTCCACTAAACTTGTGGACAACAATAAATGAAACAGCCATGACTACCCAAGTAAACAAAACCAGCAGTACAG TTAATCTTACCGAGGGAGTGAGTCGAAACAGCTCGACTGTAGGGATCGTAAATGCAAGTGCCTCTATTATAAGCCAGATAACGGGAAGTACCAAAACACAAAACA GTACTTTCTTTTTGGAGTTCAAGTCAGGTGCGATTAAGTGGAACCAAGAACTAACTAAAGAACATGGCAACACGTTTATCAACACCGCAAATACAATTGTTGAAATC ATTGACAATATTTACGTTAACATGTCAATGTACAAAGGCAGCTATGTTATTGGCTTCAG GGAAGGAGGCTATGTCTCTGTGAAGCTTCAATTTCACAATGCAGACACAGATAACGTGGACCAGTTCATTGAATTTCTTCGAGCGGGTGGAGGGGAACTTCTGACAGACAGAGTTTATATCAAGCTCACGAACATAG CTGATTGTATCGTTACCTACGTTTACACCTCTTTATGTGACTGTTCATTCATGACCTACAAACGGATGATCACCTGCCGACAGCCTGACATATATGGCGGCGAACCGTGCCCTGAAAAGTGTACCACTGGCCATCTGATTGCAGGTTCTCAAGCTTGTTCATGGGACGATTTAGACGCGTTTGAATGTGCAGCTTCGACTCCGACGCATATAAGCACAGTGTTAGTTGTCTCAATAGCCGCTATCATTGGCTTGCCACATTAA
- the LOC136925775 gene encoding uncharacterized protein isoform X1: protein MEVILQEPKAFFAVILCIICQCYAEQHNTTMLSTSLSLSPLNLWTTINETAMTTQVNKTSSTVSVNLTEGVSRNSSTVGIVNASASIISQITGSTKTQNSTFFLEFKSGAIKWNQELTKEHGNTFINTANTIVEIIDNIYVNMSMYKGSYVIGFREGGYVSVKLQFHNADTDNVDQFIEFLRAGGGELLTDRVYIKLTNIADCIVTYVYTSLCDCSFMTYKRMITCRQPDIYGGEPCPEKCTTGHLIAGSQACSWDDLDAFECAASTPTHISTVLVVSIAAIIGLPH from the exons ATGGAAGTCATTTTACAG GAGCCTAAGGCATTTTTTGCTGTGATTTTGTGCATAATATGTCAGTGTTATGCTGAACAACACAACACGACCATGTTGTCCACGTCTCTATCGCTTTCTCCACTAAACTTGTGGACAACAATAAATGAAACAGCCATGACTACCCAAGTAAACAAAACCAGCAGTACAG TTTCAGTTAATCTTACCGAGGGAGTGAGTCGAAACAGCTCGACTGTAGGGATCGTAAATGCAAGTGCCTCTATTATAAGCCAGATAACGGGAAGTACCAAAACACAAAACA GTACTTTCTTTTTGGAGTTCAAGTCAGGTGCGATTAAGTGGAACCAAGAACTAACTAAAGAACATGGCAACACGTTTATCAACACCGCAAATACAATTGTTGAAATC ATTGACAATATTTACGTTAACATGTCAATGTACAAAGGCAGCTATGTTATTGGCTTCAG GGAAGGAGGCTATGTCTCTGTGAAGCTTCAATTTCACAATGCAGACACAGATAACGTGGACCAGTTCATTGAATTTCTTCGAGCGGGTGGAGGGGAACTTCTGACAGACAGAGTTTATATCAAGCTCACGAACATAG CTGATTGTATCGTTACCTACGTTTACACCTCTTTATGTGACTGTTCATTCATGACCTACAAACGGATGATCACCTGCCGACAGCCTGACATATATGGCGGCGAACCGTGCCCTGAAAAGTGTACCACTGGCCATCTGATTGCAGGTTCTCAAGCTTGTTCATGGGACGATTTAGACGCGTTTGAATGTGCAGCTTCGACTCCGACGCATATAAGCACAGTGTTAGTTGTCTCAATAGCCGCTATCATTGGCTTGCCACATTAA